The following coding sequences lie in one Longimicrobium sp. genomic window:
- a CDS encoding nucleotide sugar dehydrogenase, with protein sequence MSARLDDFLSRTESRDAVVGIIGLGYVGLPLAVEVARSGFRALGFDVSERVVGGVLGGRSHVQDVSSEVLGAFVGEGLLSATADFSRLAECDAICICVPTPLNKIKDPDLSFVVNASEGIARTLRPGQLVILESTTFPGTTRDVVLPILEEGGLKAGEDFFVCFSPERVDPGNPVWHTRNTPKVIGGITPGCLQAGEALYGRVFDTLVPVQSAEAAELVKVYENTFRMINIALANELAQACEKLRVDVWDVIEAAATKPFGFMKFTPGPGLGGHCIPLDPHYLSWKMRTLEFRTRMIELASEINGEMPAFVVGKVSDALNDESKAVRGSDVLVLGVAYKKDIDDLRESPALDIMRLLQDKGARVSFHDPFCAAIHDDGHTPLKGLPMENQVLTGERLAAADVVVVVTDHTAVDYARVAEHARLVVDTRGVMRRHPGAARVVGLSGVATPPPAAVHALAGLAVVG encoded by the coding sequence ATGAGCGCCAGGCTTGACGATTTTCTTTCCCGCACCGAGTCGCGCGACGCGGTCGTCGGGATCATCGGGTTGGGATACGTGGGGCTGCCGCTGGCCGTCGAGGTGGCGCGCAGCGGGTTCCGCGCGCTGGGCTTCGACGTTTCCGAGCGGGTGGTGGGGGGCGTGCTCGGCGGGCGCAGCCACGTGCAGGACGTTTCCAGCGAGGTGCTGGGCGCCTTCGTGGGCGAGGGGCTGCTTTCGGCCACGGCCGATTTCTCGCGGCTGGCCGAGTGCGACGCCATCTGCATCTGCGTGCCCACGCCGCTGAACAAGATCAAGGACCCGGACCTGTCGTTCGTGGTCAACGCGTCGGAGGGCATCGCCCGCACGCTGCGGCCGGGCCAGCTGGTGATCCTGGAAAGCACCACCTTTCCGGGCACCACCCGCGACGTGGTGCTGCCCATCCTGGAAGAGGGCGGCCTGAAGGCGGGCGAGGACTTCTTCGTCTGCTTCAGCCCCGAGCGGGTGGATCCCGGCAACCCGGTGTGGCACACGCGCAACACCCCCAAGGTCATCGGCGGCATCACGCCCGGGTGCCTGCAGGCGGGCGAGGCGCTGTACGGTCGGGTGTTCGACACCCTGGTGCCGGTGCAGAGCGCCGAGGCGGCCGAGCTGGTGAAGGTGTACGAGAACACCTTCCGCATGATCAACATCGCGCTGGCCAACGAACTGGCGCAGGCGTGCGAGAAGCTGCGGGTGGACGTCTGGGACGTGATCGAGGCGGCGGCCACCAAGCCGTTCGGCTTCATGAAGTTCACGCCGGGCCCGGGGCTGGGCGGGCACTGCATTCCGCTGGACCCGCACTACCTGTCGTGGAAGATGCGCACGCTGGAGTTCCGCACGCGGATGATCGAGCTTGCCAGCGAGATCAACGGCGAGATGCCGGCGTTCGTGGTGGGCAAGGTGTCCGACGCGCTGAACGACGAGAGCAAGGCGGTGCGCGGCAGCGACGTGCTGGTGCTGGGCGTGGCGTACAAGAAGGACATCGACGACCTGCGCGAAAGCCCGGCGCTCGACATCATGCGGCTGCTGCAGGACAAGGGGGCGCGGGTCAGCTTCCACGACCCCTTCTGCGCAGCCATCCACGACGACGGCCACACCCCGCTGAAGGGGCTGCCCATGGAGAACCAGGTGCTCACCGGGGAGCGGCTGGCCGCGGCCGACGTGGTCGTGGTGGTGACGGACCACACCGCCGTGGACTACGCGCGGGTGGCCGAGCACGCGCGCCTGGTGGTGGACACCCGCGGGGTGATGAGGCGGCACCCGG